Proteins from a single region of Streptomyces spectabilis:
- a CDS encoding DsbA family protein: protein MAVRKAGRVAASVAAVALLGAVVTGCDSDDDGDGDWMGGGKKSPSASAEPSDPAGKSPSQDTGPAAKVPPASVNDLAKVPTKVEGGVITVGEPSAKHTVKVYEDPRCPFCKKFEENGAQALVGPLAAGDVKVEYTIASFLDNNFGGDGSKNAANALRAAVDTGKFPQFHSGLFANQPEESDDGFTPGFLLKIGKAAGIKDPAFEKAVASNAHQAWVATAMKAFTADGVSGTPTVEIDGEKAPADSLYSESDFGKVLKDAGIS from the coding sequence ATGGCCGTACGCAAGGCCGGGCGCGTGGCCGCCTCGGTGGCCGCCGTCGCGCTGCTCGGTGCCGTCGTCACCGGGTGCGACTCCGACGACGACGGCGACGGCGACTGGATGGGCGGGGGGAAGAAGTCCCCCTCGGCCTCAGCCGAGCCGTCCGATCCGGCCGGGAAGTCGCCGTCCCAGGACACCGGACCGGCGGCGAAGGTCCCGCCCGCCTCGGTGAACGACCTCGCGAAGGTGCCCACGAAGGTCGAGGGTGGAGTGATCACCGTCGGCGAGCCGTCGGCGAAGCACACCGTGAAGGTGTACGAGGACCCGCGCTGCCCCTTCTGCAAGAAGTTCGAGGAGAACGGCGCGCAGGCGCTCGTCGGGCCGCTGGCCGCGGGTGACGTGAAGGTCGAGTACACGATCGCCTCGTTCCTCGACAACAACTTCGGCGGCGACGGCTCCAAGAACGCCGCGAACGCGCTGCGGGCCGCCGTGGACACGGGCAAGTTCCCGCAGTTCCACTCCGGGCTCTTCGCCAACCAGCCCGAGGAGAGCGACGACGGCTTCACGCCCGGGTTCCTGCTGAAGATCGGTAAGGCCGCGGGGATCAAGGACCCCGCGTTCGAGAAGGCCGTGGCCAGCAATGCGCACCAGGCGTGGGTCGCCACCGCCATGAAGGCCTTCACCGCCGACGGCGTCTCCGGGACGCCCACGGTCGAGATCGACGGCGAGAAGGCGCCCGCCGACTCCCTGTACAGCGAGTCCGACTTCGGGAAGGTCCTGAAGGACGCCGGTATCTCCTGA
- a CDS encoding aminoglycoside phosphotransferase family protein: MIEIHVPDALVESQHLYAGEAGRAFIAGLPDLAARTLERWELTPVGGSMHGMAALVLPVERADGSPAVVKFQVLDEETEGEPVALRVWDGDGAVRLLDHDATTGTMLLERAGDGQELTRSAEAGRDAARRGVVVLAELLARLTAGPAPAGMRTLGDIAGQMLDDTPAALKEIADPAERALVARCADAVREVVGEPGDRMLHWDLHFDNVLAAEREPWLAIDPKPLAGDPGFDLWPGLNNLFDPDDVRWRFDAMTEVLGLERGRALAWTLGRVLQNVLWEVEDGRALPAEDLELARRLLGRPL; the protein is encoded by the coding sequence GTGATCGAGATCCACGTCCCGGACGCCCTGGTCGAATCCCAGCACCTGTACGCGGGCGAGGCGGGCCGCGCCTTCATCGCGGGCCTGCCGGACCTTGCCGCGCGCACCCTGGAGCGCTGGGAGCTGACGCCCGTCGGCGGCTCGATGCACGGCATGGCCGCGCTCGTGCTGCCGGTGGAGCGCGCCGACGGCTCCCCGGCCGTGGTGAAGTTCCAGGTCCTCGACGAGGAGACCGAGGGCGAGCCGGTGGCGCTGCGCGTGTGGGACGGCGACGGCGCGGTGCGGCTGCTCGACCACGACGCCACCACGGGCACGATGCTGCTGGAGCGGGCCGGTGACGGCCAGGAGCTGACCCGGTCCGCCGAGGCCGGCAGGGACGCGGCCCGGCGGGGCGTCGTCGTCCTCGCGGAGCTGCTCGCGCGGCTCACCGCGGGGCCCGCGCCCGCGGGCATGCGCACCCTCGGCGACATCGCCGGGCAGATGCTGGACGACACCCCGGCCGCGCTCAAGGAGATCGCAGACCCGGCGGAGCGGGCGCTCGTCGCGCGGTGCGCGGACGCCGTGCGCGAGGTCGTGGGCGAGCCCGGGGACCGCATGCTGCACTGGGACCTGCACTTCGACAACGTCCTCGCGGCCGAGCGCGAGCCGTGGCTCGCCATCGACCCCAAGCCCCTCGCGGGCGACCCCGGCTTCGATCTGTGGCCCGGTCTGAACAACCTCTTCGACCCGGACGACGTGCGCTGGCGCTTCGACGCGATGACGGAGGTCCTGGGCCTGGAGCGGGGCCGGGCGCTCGCGTGGACGCTGGGGCGGGTGCTGCAGAACGTGTTGTGGGAGGTCGAGGACGGCCGGGCGCTGCCCGCGGAGGACCTGGAGCTGGCGCGGAGGCTGCTCGGGCGTCCGCTCTAG
- a CDS encoding GNAT family N-acetyltransferase, with translation MDSAPPSPAPSTAIAFRDLPDTDLDRALDLVYLAFHETPEDEKRKHHHDLLRGCERVGAYDGRTLVGLLAAFRFTMSVPGGELPCPSVTFVSVAPTHRRRGVLSGMIAALFERCGASDRPLAALWASEDAIYGRFGFGPATYNNTVEVKSERPLDLRIVPSEGPLRLVDPAAAPELLAAYYDRTRAARAGRIDRTEAWWREEWMATEDEEDDDLSPPRVVVLGAADDPGRVTGYAIYRTKGRDDAPGLVRLDELEADTPQAEAALWRYLASIDLTGLIQAWGRPLDDPLLLFAGDRDQVRVTGQYPGLRVRLVDVRAALLARSWAAPADLVLEVRDPRLPGNEGRFRLTVTGAGGAAYEPTDAPADLTLDVRELGSAYLGGAPLVSFVRAGVVTEHTPGAAAALDAALATALLPHTVDTF, from the coding sequence ATGGACTCCGCACCCCCCAGCCCGGCCCCGTCCACCGCCATCGCCTTCCGCGACCTCCCCGACACCGACCTGGACCGCGCCCTCGACCTGGTCTACCTCGCCTTCCACGAGACCCCGGAGGACGAGAAGCGCAAGCACCACCACGACCTGCTGCGCGGCTGCGAGCGCGTCGGGGCGTACGACGGCCGGACGCTGGTCGGCCTCCTCGCCGCCTTCCGCTTCACCATGTCCGTGCCGGGCGGCGAACTGCCGTGCCCCAGCGTCACGTTCGTCTCCGTCGCCCCCACGCACCGCCGCCGCGGCGTGCTCTCCGGCATGATCGCGGCGCTGTTCGAGAGGTGCGGCGCGAGCGACCGTCCGCTGGCGGCGCTGTGGGCGTCGGAAGACGCGATCTACGGCCGCTTCGGCTTCGGCCCCGCCACGTACAACAACACCGTCGAGGTGAAGTCCGAGCGCCCCCTCGACCTGCGGATCGTCCCGTCCGAAGGCCCCCTGCGCCTGGTGGACCCGGCGGCGGCCCCCGAGCTGCTCGCCGCGTACTACGACCGTACGCGCGCCGCCCGCGCGGGCCGCATCGACCGCACCGAGGCCTGGTGGCGCGAGGAGTGGATGGCCACGGAGGACGAGGAAGACGACGACCTGTCGCCGCCGCGCGTCGTGGTCCTCGGCGCCGCGGACGACCCCGGCCGCGTCACCGGGTACGCCATCTACCGCACCAAGGGCCGCGACGACGCGCCCGGCCTGGTCCGCCTAGACGAGCTGGAGGCGGACACGCCGCAGGCCGAGGCCGCGCTGTGGCGGTATCTGGCGTCGATCGACCTGACGGGCCTGATCCAGGCGTGGGGCCGCCCGCTCGACGACCCGCTGCTCCTGTTCGCCGGGGACCGCGACCAGGTCCGTGTGACGGGCCAGTACCCGGGCCTGCGGGTCCGGCTCGTCGATGTGCGCGCCGCGCTGCTCGCCCGCTCCTGGGCGGCCCCCGCCGACCTGGTCCTGGAGGTCCGCGACCCCCGGCTCCCGGGCAACGAGGGCCGCTTCCGCCTGACGGTCACCGGGGCCGGAGGAGCGGCGTACGAGCCGACCGACGCGCCCGCCGACCTCACCCTCGACGTGCGGGAGCTGGGCTCGGCCTACCTCGGCGGCGCGCCGCTCGTGTCCTTCGTCCGGGCGGGGGTCGTCACCGAGCACACGCCGGGCGCGGCCGCCGCCCTGGACGCGGCCCTCGCGACCGCGCTGCTGCCGCACACGGTCGACACGTTCTAG
- a CDS encoding GNAT family N-acetyltransferase, with amino-acid sequence MIRTAAPADVPLIHTLIRELAEYEKEPQEARATEEQLREALFGERPAAYAHIAEDDATGEPVGFSLWFLNFSTWRGVHGIYLEDLYVRPDARGGGHGKALLKELARICVERGYERLEWSVLNWNTPSIGFYESLGARPQDEWTVYRLTDGALAALGADA; translated from the coding sequence ATGATTCGTACCGCCGCACCGGCCGACGTCCCTCTCATCCACACCCTGATCCGTGAGCTCGCAGAGTACGAGAAGGAGCCGCAGGAGGCGCGCGCCACCGAGGAGCAGCTCCGCGAGGCGCTGTTCGGCGAGCGGCCCGCCGCGTACGCCCACATCGCCGAGGACGACGCGACGGGCGAGCCCGTCGGCTTCTCCCTGTGGTTCCTCAACTTCTCCACCTGGCGCGGAGTGCACGGGATCTACCTGGAGGACCTGTACGTCCGCCCCGACGCGCGCGGCGGCGGCCACGGCAAGGCGCTCCTCAAGGAGCTGGCCCGCATCTGCGTCGAGCGCGGCTACGAACGCCTGGAGTGGTCCGTTTTGAACTGGAACACCCCGTCGATCGGCTTCTACGAGTCCCTCGGTGCGAGGCCGCAGGACGAGTGGACGGTGTACCGGCTGACCGACGGGGCGCTGGCGGCGCTCGGCGCGGACGCCTAG
- a CDS encoding ABC transporter ATP-binding protein has translation MATVTFDKATRIYPGSTKPAVDGLEIEIEDGEFLVLVGPSGCGKSTSLRMLAGLEDVNGGAIRIGDRDVTHLPPKDRDIAMVFQNYALYPHMTVAANMGFALKIAGVDKATIRQKVEEAAKILDLTEYLDRKPKALSGGQRQRVAMGRAIVREPQVFLMDEPLSNLDAKLRVSTRTQIASLQRRLGITTVYVTHDQVEAMTMGDRVAVLKDGLLQQVDSPRNMYDRPNNLFVAGFIGSPAMNLVEVPITDGGVKFGNSVVPVNREALAAAADKGDRTVTVGVRPEHFDVVEQNGGAAKALTKESEDAPAGLAVSVNVVEELGADGYVYGTAEVGGEQKDLVVRVNGRQVPEKGAQLHVVPRPGETHVFSTSTGERLSD, from the coding sequence ATGGCCACTGTTACGTTCGACAAGGCGACCCGGATCTACCCGGGTTCCACCAAGCCCGCCGTGGACGGTCTTGAGATCGAGATCGAGGACGGCGAGTTCCTCGTCCTGGTCGGCCCGTCCGGCTGCGGCAAGTCCACGTCGCTGCGCATGCTCGCGGGCCTGGAGGACGTGAACGGCGGCGCGATCCGCATCGGCGACCGCGACGTCACGCACCTGCCGCCCAAGGACCGGGACATCGCCATGGTGTTCCAGAACTACGCGCTGTACCCGCACATGACCGTCGCCGCGAACATGGGCTTCGCCCTGAAGATCGCGGGCGTCGACAAGGCCACGATCCGGCAGAAGGTCGAAGAGGCCGCGAAGATCCTCGACCTCACCGAGTACCTGGACCGCAAGCCCAAGGCACTCTCCGGCGGTCAGCGCCAGCGCGTCGCGATGGGCCGCGCCATCGTCCGCGAGCCGCAGGTCTTCCTCATGGACGAGCCCCTGTCGAACCTCGACGCCAAGCTGCGCGTCTCCACGCGCACGCAGATCGCCTCGCTCCAGCGCCGCCTCGGCATCACCACGGTGTACGTCACCCACGACCAGGTCGAGGCCATGACGATGGGCGACCGCGTCGCCGTCCTGAAGGACGGCCTGCTCCAGCAGGTCGACTCGCCGCGCAACATGTACGACCGCCCGAACAACCTCTTCGTCGCGGGCTTCATCGGCTCCCCCGCCATGAACCTCGTCGAGGTCCCGATCACCGACGGCGGCGTGAAGTTCGGCAACTCGGTGGTGCCGGTGAACCGCGAGGCCCTCGCCGCGGCCGCCGACAAGGGCGACCGCACCGTCACCGTCGGCGTCCGCCCCGAGCACTTCGACGTGGTCGAGCAGAACGGCGGCGCCGCGAAGGCCCTCACCAAGGAGAGCGAGGACGCCCCGGCCGGTCTCGCCGTGTCCGTGAACGTCGTCGAGGAGCTCGGCGCCGACGGCTACGTCTACGGCACCGCGGAGGTCGGCGGCGAGCAGAAGGACCTGGTGGTCCGCGTCAACGGCCGCCAGGTGCCCGAGAAGGGCGCCCAGCTCCACGTCGTCCCGCGCCCGGGCGAGACCCACGTCTTCTCCACCTCCACCGGCGAGCGCCTCTCCGACTGA
- a CDS encoding NAD(P)/FAD-dependent oxidoreductase, protein MSSADTVNGGISFWYADDGLPAPREPLGGDTSADVCVVGGGYTGLWTAYYLKKAAPFLRVTVLEQRFCGYGASGRNGGWLYNGIAGRDRYAALHGHEAAVRLQRAMNDTVGEVVRVAAEEKIEADIHQGGVLEVAYTPAQLARLKAFHAAELSYGEGDRVLRGARETAERVRVAGAVGSSWTPHGARLHPVKLVKGLAAAVEALGVTLHESTPVTDIRPGHAVTPYGTVRAPYVLRCTEGFTASLKGQRRTWLPMNSSMIVTEPLPDDAWDAIGWAGRETLGDMAHAYMYAQRTADGRIAIGGRGVPYRYGSKTDTAADPGRTQAATVEALRTLLVRFFPQLTGVGIDHAWAGVLGVPRDWCATVALDRSTGLGWAGGYVGSGVATANLAGRTLRDLVRRDSGQAGATDLTGLAWVDHRVRKWEPEPLRWLGVHGLYAAYRAADRRELARPTARTTRLARLADRLTGRG, encoded by the coding sequence ATGAGCAGCGCGGACACCGTGAACGGCGGCATCTCCTTCTGGTACGCGGACGACGGGCTCCCGGCGCCCCGCGAGCCCCTCGGCGGTGACACCAGCGCCGACGTCTGCGTGGTGGGCGGCGGCTACACCGGCCTGTGGACCGCGTACTACCTGAAGAAGGCGGCCCCCTTCCTGCGCGTCACGGTCCTGGAGCAGAGGTTCTGCGGCTACGGCGCCTCCGGCCGCAACGGCGGCTGGCTCTACAACGGCATCGCGGGCCGCGACCGGTACGCCGCGCTGCACGGCCACGAGGCCGCCGTCCGCCTCCAGCGGGCCATGAACGACACGGTCGGCGAGGTCGTCCGCGTCGCCGCCGAGGAGAAGATCGAGGCCGACATCCACCAGGGCGGCGTCCTCGAAGTCGCGTACACGCCCGCGCAGCTGGCCCGCCTCAAGGCCTTCCACGCGGCGGAACTGTCGTACGGCGAGGGCGACCGGGTGCTGCGCGGCGCCCGCGAGACCGCCGAGCGGGTGCGCGTCGCCGGAGCCGTCGGCTCGTCCTGGACGCCGCACGGCGCCCGGCTGCACCCGGTCAAGCTGGTGAAGGGCCTCGCGGCGGCCGTCGAGGCGCTCGGCGTGACCCTCCACGAGTCGACGCCGGTCACGGACATCCGCCCCGGGCACGCCGTCACCCCGTACGGCACGGTCCGCGCCCCGTACGTGCTGCGCTGCACCGAGGGCTTCACAGCGTCGCTCAAGGGCCAGCGCCGCACCTGGCTGCCGATGAACTCCTCGATGATCGTGACCGAGCCGCTGCCCGACGACGCCTGGGACGCCATCGGCTGGGCGGGCCGCGAGACCCTCGGCGACATGGCGCACGCGTACATGTACGCCCAGCGCACCGCGGACGGCCGCATCGCCATCGGCGGCCGGGGCGTGCCCTACCGCTACGGCTCGAAGACCGACACCGCGGCCGACCCGGGCCGCACCCAGGCCGCCACCGTCGAGGCCCTGCGCACGCTCCTGGTCCGCTTCTTCCCGCAGCTCACCGGCGTCGGCATCGACCACGCCTGGGCGGGCGTCCTCGGCGTGCCGCGCGACTGGTGCGCCACGGTCGCCCTGGACCGGTCGACGGGCCTCGGCTGGGCGGGCGGGTACGTCGGCTCCGGCGTCGCCACCGCCAACCTCGCCGGGCGCACGCTGCGGGACCTGGTGCGACGGGACTCGGGGCAGGCGGGCGCGACGGACCTGACCGGACTCGCCTGGGTGGACCACCGGGTGCGCAAGTGGGAGCCGGAGCCGCTGCGCTGGCTGGGGGTGCACGGCCTGTACGCGGCGTACCGCGCGGCCGACCGCAGGGAGCTGGCGCGGCCGACGGCGCGCACCACGCGCCTGGCCCGGCTCGCGGACCGCCTCACCGGCCGCGGCTGA